A single window of Cataglyphis hispanica isolate Lineage 1 chromosome 2, ULB_Chis1_1.0, whole genome shotgun sequence DNA harbors:
- the LOC126857206 gene encoding putative uncharacterized protein DDB_G0282133 isoform X2, whose product MSDDIVLNVDTLEPDEEEIEKEVCKDEYTCEQRIPMRKPATLVQYWINTGNQPYKALLDENELSDTGESLSEKDVTFLLHSSISNTINEGKKQEYKSESSSSSVNTAAYILSNTNITNKADTIAIIESAKYNKNINSLTNICIKDIKLTSDNMIQCIENARLNCVTHNDNSNVNTNVSDIELCSMSKDYISKTSDQPINIVTSDNMIQPNMYSQSEQTNKLNVLSFSEKSLDIQSRNDNIQQFNETLERLTGNGENNTSSQERNKILEEDISYKEGVSENIAQEMIRNDTSLTAFYRKKLYTGRNSPIDLMQTEKHSIKRLSGTMQNLHPALDSDCTIKKKTSLVHKDKSKNLSSFSKRHFGSKKRKKKRRKRSSISDKIIIDTNNESSNNNSQNSSIIDSSFKTILLDDINSNKRNDILLLERNNANTFLKNDTCKDLSSLNINPVVLLERIAPSFIQHKLKSAKNNHIMQKSNVCNSRHLNESKLYKLYGSNIENVETIDSDESTLLVCQCKTVSKDSDCSFNLRLSTEDDFSVSNTEEKDDKSSNSKNIDVSQNKEPYTTILEELSPHLSVNKSINVKSQEIDATEGRLPSSAMELQIFNKDDTIRQKHVLNKSKTLSSNSYGTNKIDNVKSREIKIVLERLPASVNKNSTNTTIKTEIMNKNNIQQKEILNKFKTHFSNPYEMNRTDNVKLRELKITLERLSSNICINNTNIFVDKNIISNNTDLHNNKRECRIRKISENVKTSIRTADKVDNNYLFRSRIKTKKYNDSRISDTSDIVEYQVPDKIESEFSIQYKNDSKMNQSNHSKYSVLTFTSSDEDDFVQLIEHPKKRSKCSINDKLLDETNIIAKNLSDEAKLVATNKDKYNCSRNLRTVIFSSKKPKTIRKTFESIKEKKESSEIEIKSSDNTITSLKMCENEKLMFFPNENDNDSLAKNLERKKRTSFLNCNKNISNSNEKRLTTVEMERNGIDYKDDSCGIFFQTKTFYSDSSDFEENNSHTASIRKTLKNSSVHHKLQYHNHANLEEIFNDSKSRKHSNSLNSSFEKHEATNQIDSVEIELGSNNKETKISKRLDNEEFNKINSRIINTKKDTSACFINDISIRDTTTQKNMYSSISLVKNNFSNLSENEQISDKSKNMSAIQGDVKSTKLLVFQTKTYYDSDSNDSL is encoded by the coding sequence TCTGATACTGGAGAGTCTCTCAGCGAGAAAGatgttacatttttgttacattcATCGATTTCAAATACAATAAATGAAGGTAAAAAGCAGGAATACAAAAGTGAATCATCCTCTAGTTCTGTAAACACTGCagcttatattttatcaaatacaaatattacaaataaagcAGATACTATAGCTATTATAGAAAGtgcaaaatataacaaaaatattaattctttaacaaatatttgtattaaagatataaaacttACATCCGATAATATGATTCAGTGCATAGAAAATGCAAGACTCAATTGTGTAACACACAATGACAATAGCAATGTTAATACTAATGTTTCAGATATTGAATTGTGTTCGATGTCAAAAGActatatatcaaaaacatCTGATCAACCTATTAACATAGTAACATCTGACAATATGATACAGCCTAACATGTATTCGCAGAGTGAACaaactaataaattgaatGTACTCAGTTTCAGCGAAAAAAGTTTAGACATCCAAAGTAGAAACGATAATATTCAGCAGTTTAATGAAACATTGGAACGATTGACTGGAAATGGTGAAAACAACACTTCAAGTCAAGAAAGAAACAAGATATTAGAAgaagatatttcttataagGAGGGAGTGTCAGAAAATATTGCACAAGAAATGATTAGAAATGATACAAGTCTAACAGCTTTTTAtcgtaagaaattatatacaggTAGAAATTCTCCTATAGATTTAATGCAAACTGAAAAACATAGTATAAAAAGACTATCTGGAACAATGCAAAATTTACATCCAGCTTTAGATTCTGACTGTacgattaagaaaaaaacatcatTAGTTCACAAGGACAAAAGCAAAAACTTGTCTTCTTTTAGCAAAAGACATTTTGGttctaaaaaaaggaaaaagaaaagaagaaaacgtTCTTCTATTtctgacaaaattattattgatactaATAATGAATCATCAAATAATAACAGTCAAAATTCTTCCATCATTGATAGTTCCTTCAAGACGATTTTGTTAGACGatatcaattcaaataaacgAAACGATATTTTGCTTTTGGAGCGCAATAATGCAAATACTTTTCTAAAGAATGACACATGCAAAGATTTATCTTCCCTTAATATAAATCCAGTAGTTCTTTTGGAGCGGATTGCACCTTcttttatacaacataaattgAAATCTGCCAAAAATAACCACATCATGCAAAAAAGCAACGTATGTAATTCCAGACATTTAAACGAAtctaagttatataaattatatggttCTAATATCGAAAATGTAGAAACGATAGATAGCGACGAAAGTACTCTTCTTGTTTGCCAATGTAAGACTGTTTCAAAAGATAGTGATTGCTCTTTTAATTTGAGACTAAGTACTGAAGACGATTTTTCTGTTTCAAATACAGAAGAGAAAGATGATAAATCATCAAATTCGAAGAATATTGATGTTAGTCAGAATAAAGAACCATATACTACTATATTAGAAGAATTATCTCCACACTTGTCAGTAAACAAaagtataaatgttaaatccCAAGAAATTGATGCTACAGAGGGACGATTACCATCATCAGCAATggaattacaaatctttaataaagatGACACTATTCGGCAAAagcatgtattaaataaatctaaaactCTCTCTTCCAATTCATATGgaacaaataaaatagataatgtgAAATctcgagaaattaaaattgtattggaACGATTACCAGCatcagtaaataaaaattctacaaataCAACTATCAAAAcagaaattatgaataaaaataacatccagcagaaagaaatattaaataaatttaaaacacatttttctaATCCATATGAAATGAACAGGACAGATAACGTAAAACTccgagaattaaaaattacattggaACGATTatcttcaaatatatgtattaataatactaatatttttgttgataaaaacataatttcaaacaatacagacttgcataataataaacgaGAATGtcgaattagaaaaatatctgaaaatgtaAAGACGTCTATTCGAACAGCTGACaaagttgataataattatttatttagatcgCGTATCAAAActaagaaatataatgattcAAGAATAAGTGATACATCAGATATTGTAGAATATCAAGTTCCCGATAAGATAGAATCCGAGTTttcaattcaatataaaaatgatagcaAAATGAACCAATCTAATCATAGTAAATATTCAGTTTTAACTTTTACATCATCGGATGAAGATGATTTTGTTCAGTTGATAGAACATCCcaaaaaaagatcaaaatgTTCAATAAATGACAAGCTGTTAGATGAAACAAACATCATTGCAAAGAATTTGTCTGATGAAGCTAAACTTGTTGCTACTaataaagacaaatataattgtagcAGAAACTTAAGGacagtaatattttcttcaaaaaagcctaaaacaataagaaaaacttttgaatcaatcaaagaaaaaaaagaatcaagtGAAATCGAGATAAAATCTTCCGATAACACAATTACTTCCTTAAAAATGTGTGAAAACGAGAAATTGATGTTCTTCCCAAATGAGAATGACAATGATAGTCTCGCTAAGAATTTAGAACGAAAGAAAAGAACTTCTTTTCTTAATTGTAACAAAAACATAAGTAATAGCAACGAAAAACGTTTGACTACAGTagaaatggaaagaaatgGGATAGATTATAAAGATGACAGTTGTGGCATATTCTTCCAAACAAAAACGTTTTATTCAGACTCCTcagattttgaagaaaataatagtcaTACTGCATCTATTCGTAAGACACTCAAAAATTCTTCTGTTCATcataaattgcaatatcatAATCATGCCAATTTGGAAGAAATCTTTAATGATTCTAAGAGTAGAAAACAttcaaattcattaaattcttCCTTTGAGAAACATGAAGCCACTAATCAAATAGACAGTGTAGAAATTGAATTGGGATCAAATAAcaaagaaactaaaataagCAAACGATTGGATAATgaagaatttaataagattaattcaagaattattaatacaaaaaaagatacgtctgcttgttttataaatgatatatcaatACGAGATACAACcacgcaaaaaaatatgtattcaagtatttctcttgtaaaaaataattttagtaatttatcagaaaatgaACAAATCTCTGACAAATCTAAGAATATGTCAGCTATTCAGGGCGATGTTAAATCAACAAAATTGTTAGTATTTCAAACTAAAACTTATTACGACTCTGATTCGAACGATTCTTTATAg
- the LOC126857347 gene encoding uncharacterized protein LOC126857347 isoform X1: MVDAERIASGINRILPDDCFRFVNACGRTLDTRRNNVLQPALRALSLQFDVVEAIVILCNTYDPCLRSVWLSPAILIHTAASTIDERQRNHLVSANAASRDEPSLLACAHIRGQHR; the protein is encoded by the exons ATGGTCGATGCCGAGAGAATTGCCAGCGGAATAAATCGCATCTTGCCCGATGATTGTTTTCGGTTCGTCAATGCATGTGGTCGCACGCTTGATACAAGAAG AAATAATGTTCTCCAGCCAGCATTACGAGCGTTAAGTCTTCAATTTGACGTTGTTGAAGCAATCGTGATATTGTGTAATACGTACGACCCGTGTCTTCGAAGTGTCTG GCTGAGCCCCGCGATACTTATACACACTGCTGCATCGACTATCGACGAACGTCAGCGAAACCACCTCGTTTCAGCAAACGCTGCTAGTAGAGATGAGCCGTCATTACTCGCCTGCGCGCATATACGAGGTCAGCACAGGTGA
- the LOC126857206 gene encoding putative uncharacterized protein DDB_G0282133 isoform X1: protein MENYVVENINNDFLSQSYSQSIERITGIKDHIFNFQIPKKILKVREKSWINLFGKYSRKMSDDIVLNVDTLEPDEEEIEKEVCKDEYTCEQRIPMRKPATLVQYWINTGNQPYKALLDENELSDTGESLSEKDVTFLLHSSISNTINEGKKQEYKSESSSSSVNTAAYILSNTNITNKADTIAIIESAKYNKNINSLTNICIKDIKLTSDNMIQCIENARLNCVTHNDNSNVNTNVSDIELCSMSKDYISKTSDQPINIVTSDNMIQPNMYSQSEQTNKLNVLSFSEKSLDIQSRNDNIQQFNETLERLTGNGENNTSSQERNKILEEDISYKEGVSENIAQEMIRNDTSLTAFYRKKLYTGRNSPIDLMQTEKHSIKRLSGTMQNLHPALDSDCTIKKKTSLVHKDKSKNLSSFSKRHFGSKKRKKKRRKRSSISDKIIIDTNNESSNNNSQNSSIIDSSFKTILLDDINSNKRNDILLLERNNANTFLKNDTCKDLSSLNINPVVLLERIAPSFIQHKLKSAKNNHIMQKSNVCNSRHLNESKLYKLYGSNIENVETIDSDESTLLVCQCKTVSKDSDCSFNLRLSTEDDFSVSNTEEKDDKSSNSKNIDVSQNKEPYTTILEELSPHLSVNKSINVKSQEIDATEGRLPSSAMELQIFNKDDTIRQKHVLNKSKTLSSNSYGTNKIDNVKSREIKIVLERLPASVNKNSTNTTIKTEIMNKNNIQQKEILNKFKTHFSNPYEMNRTDNVKLRELKITLERLSSNICINNTNIFVDKNIISNNTDLHNNKRECRIRKISENVKTSIRTADKVDNNYLFRSRIKTKKYNDSRISDTSDIVEYQVPDKIESEFSIQYKNDSKMNQSNHSKYSVLTFTSSDEDDFVQLIEHPKKRSKCSINDKLLDETNIIAKNLSDEAKLVATNKDKYNCSRNLRTVIFSSKKPKTIRKTFESIKEKKESSEIEIKSSDNTITSLKMCENEKLMFFPNENDNDSLAKNLERKKRTSFLNCNKNISNSNEKRLTTVEMERNGIDYKDDSCGIFFQTKTFYSDSSDFEENNSHTASIRKTLKNSSVHHKLQYHNHANLEEIFNDSKSRKHSNSLNSSFEKHEATNQIDSVEIELGSNNKETKISKRLDNEEFNKINSRIINTKKDTSACFINDISIRDTTTQKNMYSSISLVKNNFSNLSENEQISDKSKNMSAIQGDVKSTKLLVFQTKTYYDSDSNDSL, encoded by the coding sequence TCTGATACTGGAGAGTCTCTCAGCGAGAAAGatgttacatttttgttacattcATCGATTTCAAATACAATAAATGAAGGTAAAAAGCAGGAATACAAAAGTGAATCATCCTCTAGTTCTGTAAACACTGCagcttatattttatcaaatacaaatattacaaataaagcAGATACTATAGCTATTATAGAAAGtgcaaaatataacaaaaatattaattctttaacaaatatttgtattaaagatataaaacttACATCCGATAATATGATTCAGTGCATAGAAAATGCAAGACTCAATTGTGTAACACACAATGACAATAGCAATGTTAATACTAATGTTTCAGATATTGAATTGTGTTCGATGTCAAAAGActatatatcaaaaacatCTGATCAACCTATTAACATAGTAACATCTGACAATATGATACAGCCTAACATGTATTCGCAGAGTGAACaaactaataaattgaatGTACTCAGTTTCAGCGAAAAAAGTTTAGACATCCAAAGTAGAAACGATAATATTCAGCAGTTTAATGAAACATTGGAACGATTGACTGGAAATGGTGAAAACAACACTTCAAGTCAAGAAAGAAACAAGATATTAGAAgaagatatttcttataagGAGGGAGTGTCAGAAAATATTGCACAAGAAATGATTAGAAATGATACAAGTCTAACAGCTTTTTAtcgtaagaaattatatacaggTAGAAATTCTCCTATAGATTTAATGCAAACTGAAAAACATAGTATAAAAAGACTATCTGGAACAATGCAAAATTTACATCCAGCTTTAGATTCTGACTGTacgattaagaaaaaaacatcatTAGTTCACAAGGACAAAAGCAAAAACTTGTCTTCTTTTAGCAAAAGACATTTTGGttctaaaaaaaggaaaaagaaaagaagaaaacgtTCTTCTATTtctgacaaaattattattgatactaATAATGAATCATCAAATAATAACAGTCAAAATTCTTCCATCATTGATAGTTCCTTCAAGACGATTTTGTTAGACGatatcaattcaaataaacgAAACGATATTTTGCTTTTGGAGCGCAATAATGCAAATACTTTTCTAAAGAATGACACATGCAAAGATTTATCTTCCCTTAATATAAATCCAGTAGTTCTTTTGGAGCGGATTGCACCTTcttttatacaacataaattgAAATCTGCCAAAAATAACCACATCATGCAAAAAAGCAACGTATGTAATTCCAGACATTTAAACGAAtctaagttatataaattatatggttCTAATATCGAAAATGTAGAAACGATAGATAGCGACGAAAGTACTCTTCTTGTTTGCCAATGTAAGACTGTTTCAAAAGATAGTGATTGCTCTTTTAATTTGAGACTAAGTACTGAAGACGATTTTTCTGTTTCAAATACAGAAGAGAAAGATGATAAATCATCAAATTCGAAGAATATTGATGTTAGTCAGAATAAAGAACCATATACTACTATATTAGAAGAATTATCTCCACACTTGTCAGTAAACAAaagtataaatgttaaatccCAAGAAATTGATGCTACAGAGGGACGATTACCATCATCAGCAATggaattacaaatctttaataaagatGACACTATTCGGCAAAagcatgtattaaataaatctaaaactCTCTCTTCCAATTCATATGgaacaaataaaatagataatgtgAAATctcgagaaattaaaattgtattggaACGATTACCAGCatcagtaaataaaaattctacaaataCAACTATCAAAAcagaaattatgaataaaaataacatccagcagaaagaaatattaaataaatttaaaacacatttttctaATCCATATGAAATGAACAGGACAGATAACGTAAAACTccgagaattaaaaattacattggaACGATTatcttcaaatatatgtattaataatactaatatttttgttgataaaaacataatttcaaacaatacagacttgcataataataaacgaGAATGtcgaattagaaaaatatctgaaaatgtaAAGACGTCTATTCGAACAGCTGACaaagttgataataattatttatttagatcgCGTATCAAAActaagaaatataatgattcAAGAATAAGTGATACATCAGATATTGTAGAATATCAAGTTCCCGATAAGATAGAATCCGAGTTttcaattcaatataaaaatgatagcaAAATGAACCAATCTAATCATAGTAAATATTCAGTTTTAACTTTTACATCATCGGATGAAGATGATTTTGTTCAGTTGATAGAACATCCcaaaaaaagatcaaaatgTTCAATAAATGACAAGCTGTTAGATGAAACAAACATCATTGCAAAGAATTTGTCTGATGAAGCTAAACTTGTTGCTACTaataaagacaaatataattgtagcAGAAACTTAAGGacagtaatattttcttcaaaaaagcctaaaacaataagaaaaacttttgaatcaatcaaagaaaaaaaagaatcaagtGAAATCGAGATAAAATCTTCCGATAACACAATTACTTCCTTAAAAATGTGTGAAAACGAGAAATTGATGTTCTTCCCAAATGAGAATGACAATGATAGTCTCGCTAAGAATTTAGAACGAAAGAAAAGAACTTCTTTTCTTAATTGTAACAAAAACATAAGTAATAGCAACGAAAAACGTTTGACTACAGTagaaatggaaagaaatgGGATAGATTATAAAGATGACAGTTGTGGCATATTCTTCCAAACAAAAACGTTTTATTCAGACTCCTcagattttgaagaaaataatagtcaTACTGCATCTATTCGTAAGACACTCAAAAATTCTTCTGTTCATcataaattgcaatatcatAATCATGCCAATTTGGAAGAAATCTTTAATGATTCTAAGAGTAGAAAACAttcaaattcattaaattcttCCTTTGAGAAACATGAAGCCACTAATCAAATAGACAGTGTAGAAATTGAATTGGGATCAAATAAcaaagaaactaaaataagCAAACGATTGGATAATgaagaatttaataagattaattcaagaattattaatacaaaaaaagatacgtctgcttgttttataaatgatatatcaatACGAGATACAACcacgcaaaaaaatatgtattcaagtatttctcttgtaaaaaataattttagtaatttatcagaaaatgaACAAATCTCTGACAAATCTAAGAATATGTCAGCTATTCAGGGCGATGTTAAATCAACAAAATTGTTAGTATTTCAAACTAAAACTTATTACGACTCTGATTCGAACGATTCTTTATAg
- the LOC126857347 gene encoding uncharacterized protein LOC126857347 isoform X2, producing MVDAERIASGINRILPDDCFRFVNACGRTLDTRRNNVLQPALRALSLQFDVVEAIVILCNTYDPCLRSVWKEAPWHP from the exons ATGGTCGATGCCGAGAGAATTGCCAGCGGAATAAATCGCATCTTGCCCGATGATTGTTTTCGGTTCGTCAATGCATGTGGTCGCACGCTTGATACAAGAAG AAATAATGTTCTCCAGCCAGCATTACGAGCGTTAAGTCTTCAATTTGACGTTGTTGAAGCAATCGTGATATTGTGTAATACGTACGACCCGTGTCTTCGAAGTGTCTG